The Vibrio gallaecicus genome contains a region encoding:
- the hisD gene encoding histidinol dehydrogenase has product MRTVVWQSLSESQQDSVLERPAITEGANITAAVSDIVAKVRSEGDAALFSLAEKFDRVTPESIRVSTSEIEEASERLSEEMKLALEQAYKNIAKFHEAQKPQPLRVETQPGVVCEQITRAINTVGLYIPGGSAPLPSTVLMLGVPAQIAGCRKVVLCSPPPIADEILYVAKLCKIDEVYNVGGAQAVASMAYGTESVSKVDKIFGPGNAFVTEAKRQVSNDFRGAAIDMPAGPSEVMVIADEMADPDFIAADLLSQAEHGPDSQVVLVTPSPVIADQVTEAVQKQLKELTRANIAQQALASSLIIISESITQAVAISNFYGPEHLIVQTKNPRELLPLLDNAGSIFLGDWSPESAGDYASGTNHVLPTYGYTKTYSSLGLADFSKRMTVQELSEDGLKVLAPTVVTMAEAEGLDAHKRAVTIRVEKLNKAK; this is encoded by the coding sequence ATGAGAACCGTTGTATGGCAATCTTTAAGTGAATCTCAACAAGACTCAGTATTAGAGCGTCCAGCGATTACTGAAGGAGCAAATATCACTGCAGCGGTATCCGATATTGTCGCTAAGGTACGCTCTGAAGGCGATGCTGCTTTATTTTCTCTGGCTGAAAAGTTTGATCGTGTGACTCCTGAGTCTATTCGAGTGAGCACTTCTGAAATAGAAGAAGCCAGCGAACGCTTGAGTGAAGAAATGAAGTTGGCGCTTGAGCAAGCTTATAAAAATATAGCTAAATTTCATGAAGCTCAAAAGCCTCAACCATTACGTGTAGAAACCCAACCTGGTGTGGTGTGTGAGCAAATTACTCGCGCAATCAATACTGTTGGCTTATATATTCCTGGTGGAAGCGCACCACTCCCTTCAACGGTATTAATGTTGGGTGTTCCTGCTCAAATAGCAGGGTGTCGTAAAGTCGTACTGTGCTCACCACCACCAATTGCTGATGAAATTTTGTATGTTGCCAAATTATGCAAAATTGATGAAGTTTATAACGTGGGCGGTGCTCAAGCTGTTGCCTCAATGGCTTATGGCACTGAGAGTGTCTCTAAAGTTGATAAAATTTTCGGACCAGGCAACGCGTTTGTTACTGAAGCGAAAAGACAAGTCAGTAACGATTTCCGAGGTGCAGCTATCGATATGCCAGCCGGACCTTCTGAAGTTATGGTGATCGCCGATGAAATGGCAGACCCTGACTTTATCGCTGCTGATTTGTTGAGCCAAGCTGAGCATGGTCCTGACTCTCAGGTGGTACTAGTGACTCCTTCTCCTGTTATTGCTGATCAAGTTACAGAAGCTGTCCAGAAACAGTTGAAAGAGTTAACTCGTGCAAACATAGCTCAACAAGCACTAGCTTCAAGCCTGATTATTATTTCTGAATCTATTACTCAAGCTGTTGCGATTTCCAATTTCTATGGACCTGAGCACTTAATTGTTCAAACAAAGAACCCAAGAGAGTTATTACCATTATTAGATAATGCGGGTTCAATATTCCTTGGTGACTGGTCTCCTGAATCTGCGGGTGATTATGCTTCGGGCACAAATCATGTTTTACCGACTTACGGTTATACAAAAACGTATTCTAGTTTGGGGCTTGCTGATTTTTCTAAACGAATGACAGTTCAAGAGTTGTCAGAAGATGGGTTGAAAGTATTAGCTCCAACGGTTGTAACTATGGCAGAAGCCGAAGGCTTGGATGCGCACAAGCGTGCTGTGACCATTCGAGTTGAAAAGTTAAATAAAGCGAAATAA
- the hisC gene encoding histidinol-phosphate transaminase: MEKLARKQVQALTPYLSARRIGGSGDVWLNANESPFDNEYNLSLSRLNRYSECQPKELTDAYAQYAGVKSEQTLTTRGADEGIELLIRAFCEPNEDAILYCPPTYGMYAISAETIGVERKVVPLTAEWQLDLPAIEAQLDNVKVVFVCSPNNPTGNLVDRKDIIKLLEMTQDKAIVVMDEAYIDFCPEASTVDLLEQYPNLAILRTLSKAFALAGLRCGFTLANKELIDVLLKVIAPYPVPIPVADIAIQALSEPGLARAKFQVLDLSANRAYLQAGLLGMPQLTVFDGWGNYLLVKFPDGDALFKAAWDTGIILRNSPIENCVRISIGNREECEKTLGFIRNFYQ; encoded by the coding sequence ATGGAAAAGTTAGCAAGAAAACAAGTTCAGGCGCTGACACCTTACTTGTCTGCAAGGCGTATTGGTGGTAGCGGAGATGTATGGCTAAATGCCAATGAATCTCCATTTGATAACGAGTACAACTTAAGTTTGTCTCGTCTTAATCGTTACAGCGAATGTCAGCCTAAAGAGTTGACTGATGCTTATGCTCAATACGCAGGTGTTAAATCAGAACAAACACTGACAACTCGTGGTGCTGATGAAGGTATCGAATTACTGATTCGAGCTTTCTGTGAGCCGAATGAAGACGCTATTCTCTACTGCCCACCAACCTATGGTATGTACGCAATTAGTGCCGAGACGATTGGTGTTGAACGTAAAGTTGTACCTTTGACGGCTGAATGGCAATTGGATCTTCCAGCTATAGAAGCACAACTAGATAATGTAAAAGTAGTCTTCGTTTGTAGCCCAAATAACCCAACGGGCAATCTAGTTGATCGTAAAGACATCATCAAATTGCTTGAAATGACGCAAGATAAAGCGATTGTCGTGATGGATGAAGCGTATATCGACTTCTGCCCAGAAGCGTCCACTGTTGATTTGCTTGAGCAATACCCGAACCTTGCCATTCTACGAACGCTGTCAAAGGCTTTTGCTTTAGCTGGTTTACGTTGCGGTTTTACGCTAGCCAATAAAGAACTTATTGATGTTTTATTGAAAGTGATTGCGCCTTACCCAGTACCAATTCCAGTAGCGGATATTGCGATTCAAGCACTTTCTGAACCAGGGCTTGCTAGAGCGAAATTTCAAGTTCTGGATTTGAGTGCAAATCGAGCTTATTTACAAGCGGGTTTACTCGGTATGCCGCAATTAACAGTATTTGATGGTTGGGGTAATTATTTGTTAGTTAAATTCCCTGATGGCGATGCTTTATTTAAAGCAGCATGGGATACCGGAATTATCCTACGTAATTCACCAATAGAAAATTGTGTGCGTATTAGCATTGGTAATCGAGAAGAGTGCGAAAAGACACTTGGATTTATTCGAAATTTTTATCAGTGA